The Rhodothermia bacterium genome includes a window with the following:
- a CDS encoding glycoside hydrolase family 30 protein → MKKFIFIILLLIVSQMAYSQSKKWQVNIWETSATGNAMVELNVGNKSQSPDAVIRIQPELKFQKILGFGGAFTEATTYLLYKLSKVNRDKILQAYFGDAGAKYSLCRTPINSTDFSLDHYAYAMVPGDKKLKHFDIRKDEKHLIPTIKEAQKISTEGFKLIASPWTAPPWMKDNSHWVGGKLKPEYYPTWALYFSKYLDAYKKHQIHFWGVTVENEPNGNGNNWESMLFSPQEMTQFVQYHLGPHLKKNGYKDIKILGYDQNRADLKSWVDEMYRTPESSQYFHGTAIHWYESTYDYFPDALDYAHYKAPNKHLIQTEACIDAEVPVWQNDQWYWQPNATDWGYDWAPDHEKYLHPKYVPVYRYAEDIIGGLNHWVEGWIDWNMVLDKQGGPNWFKNWCIAPIIVDPEKDEVYFTPLYHVMAHFSRFIRPGAHRIGFSNINSTLVATAVENPDKSIILILLNKDKNAKNIALHLNGFSQVLTINQESLQTIILKPSN, encoded by the coding sequence ATGAAAAAGTTTATTTTTATAATTTTATTACTTATTGTCTCACAAATGGCTTATTCGCAAAGCAAAAAATGGCAGGTAAATATTTGGGAAACCTCTGCAACTGGTAACGCAATGGTGGAATTAAATGTGGGGAATAAATCGCAATCCCCAGATGCTGTAATTCGAATTCAACCAGAGCTGAAGTTCCAAAAAATCTTAGGCTTTGGAGGTGCATTTACAGAAGCAACAACTTACCTATTATACAAACTTAGCAAAGTAAATCGCGACAAAATCTTACAGGCTTATTTTGGAGATGCTGGTGCAAAATATTCTCTTTGTCGAACACCAATAAATTCTACAGATTTTTCATTGGATCACTATGCGTATGCAATGGTTCCGGGTGATAAAAAACTAAAACATTTTGATATTAGGAAAGACGAAAAGCACCTAATCCCCACGATAAAAGAGGCTCAGAAAATTTCTACAGAAGGATTTAAATTAATAGCTTCTCCTTGGACTGCACCACCTTGGATGAAAGACAACAGCCATTGGGTGGGTGGAAAGCTAAAGCCGGAGTATTATCCCACTTGGGCTTTGTATTTTTCTAAATATTTGGATGCTTATAAGAAGCATCAGATACACTTCTGGGGTGTTACAGTCGAGAATGAGCCGAATGGTAATGGTAATAATTGGGAAAGTATGCTTTTTTCGCCTCAAGAAATGACCCAATTTGTACAATATCATTTAGGGCCTCACCTTAAAAAAAATGGGTATAAAGACATAAAAATTCTGGGGTACGATCAAAATAGAGCCGATTTAAAAAGCTGGGTGGATGAAATGTATCGGACGCCAGAAAGCAGTCAATATTTTCACGGAACTGCCATTCATTGGTATGAAAGCACCTATGATTATTTTCCAGATGCATTAGATTATGCACACTATAAAGCACCAAATAAACATTTAATCCAAACAGAAGCATGTATTGATGCAGAAGTTCCTGTTTGGCAAAATGACCAATGGTATTGGCAACCAAATGCAACTGATTGGGGATATGATTGGGCGCCAGACCACGAAAAATATTTACATCCAAAATATGTACCCGTTTATCGTTATGCGGAAGATATAATCGGTGGATTAAACCATTGGGTTGAAGGGTGGATAGACTGGAATATGGTTTTGGATAAACAGGGTGGGCCGAATTGGTTTAAAAATTGGTGTATAGCGCCGATTATTGTTGATCCGGAAAAAGATGAAGTCTATTTCACCCCATTGTACCACGTTATGGCACATTTCAGTCGCTTTATAAGGCCCGGTGCGCATCGGATTGGTTTTTCAAATATAAACAGCACACTCGTTGCAACGGCTGTCGAGAACCCAGATAAATCAATCATTCTTATACTGCTGAATAAGGATAAAAATGCCAAAAATATAGCGTTACACTTAAATGGTTTTTCTCAGGTTTTAACAATAAATCAAGAAAGTTTGCAAACCATAATCCTTAAACCCTCTAATTAA
- a CDS encoding glycosidase, translating into MKQFLRVLSLLALPVIASAQPAKTTLQHDAAGYRLLVDGKPFMMNGMNWDYFPVGTNYNYSLWKQSDDFIRRALDYEMTLLKNMGVNTIRQYYGVPAKWIQYIYEKHGIYTVLNHSYGRYGLNVDGAWMANTDYSNPRVQEILISEVVKMVEETQNTPGVLLYLLGNENNYGLFWEGAETEDIPMEDRKSTKKAIHLYKAFNQGALAMKSKNKDLLVSLCNGDLLFLDLIVEEAKDVDILGVNMYRGTSFTGAFEDVKNKLNKPLYFTEFGSDAFNAITHKEDQEAQAGFLLSNWKEIYEHAYGMGKTGISLGGLTFQFSDGWWKYGQTLNLDVHDPNASWANGGYSFDYVKGENNMNEEWFGVCAKGKTDEQGFYQLYPRTGYFILQQIHKFDPYKSGSKNEIDRFFSNISFVEATQKAKAERAIAQSENANTIRLSRLTADFSTFHTGGKLITTPATPIANSTSYPNRLGFDHLQSFYVGVEVNPTSTVSANVEFNVLGHVPTNPIDEVFYENRGRDVVVETTDGPLTLRSNDRIQLYRSKFNWKQKYFDLTGFYRTGHYHWGYEGDFFGLYPEANYGPNIDLYNGEAPAGFEVEGRKFLNGLKMAYGPELWWGANPAILLKYSKTLKKATWTGIFHEDLGESGNINSSFAIPQPKTRRLTLHMNRAFEKLKVDLGGIWAGKPLEGRTFQLAREVNGQTKVFQDKIKPDDMWGGKLKLMYQSGKIGWYGQGAVMGLVANGGADYTKTFTGWTLKDSGSGNQYNVLSGLIYNVGHFQIAPNFLWQKPIEGPITKGVPAPGRPRNILDDPFVVRANREQMAGEILVTYDPTPATWMYEWDNDNAEDAALALSAGFVYRHLPTSQDAAIGIQQDGRSVYAFDGAAPAKDLWEARARIVSRPVPHFGLIANLYGGTAQANGSDPRTVNRAGIDLRMIYKKMKLNYFFKLNDWGPFDYHRDFNLTYPMQQMLDVSTELGRLNFIMLPTTKVGIRGTYRTLDRYSPRYSPVLVIDPDGNFIPNPNAIGFSNGKEWEIRTYIQFNL; encoded by the coding sequence ATGAAGCAGTTTTTAAGGGTCTTATCCCTCCTCGCGCTACCGGTTATTGCATCTGCACAGCCCGCTAAAACCACGTTGCAGCACGATGCAGCAGGTTATAGGCTTCTTGTAGATGGAAAGCCATTTATGATGAATGGCATGAATTGGGACTATTTCCCCGTCGGGACAAACTACAACTATAGCCTGTGGAAGCAGTCAGATGATTTTATTCGGAGAGCCTTAGACTACGAAATGACGCTTCTCAAAAATATGGGGGTAAACACCATTCGGCAATACTATGGGGTTCCGGCCAAATGGATTCAATACATCTACGAGAAGCATGGTATTTATACGGTACTCAACCATTCTTACGGGAGATATGGTCTAAATGTAGATGGCGCTTGGATGGCCAATACCGACTATTCCAACCCAAGGGTTCAAGAAATTTTGATTTCGGAAGTCGTTAAGATGGTGGAGGAAACCCAAAATACACCCGGCGTGCTGCTTTATCTATTAGGAAACGAGAATAACTATGGGCTTTTCTGGGAAGGCGCGGAAACCGAAGATATCCCGATGGAAGACCGGAAAAGCACCAAAAAAGCAATCCATTTATATAAGGCATTTAATCAGGGTGCGCTTGCTATGAAGAGCAAGAACAAAGACCTTTTGGTATCCTTATGCAACGGGGATTTGTTGTTTTTAGACCTGATTGTAGAAGAGGCAAAAGATGTGGATATTTTAGGCGTTAACATGTACCGTGGCACTTCGTTCACTGGTGCTTTTGAGGACGTAAAAAATAAGTTAAACAAACCCCTATATTTCACCGAGTTTGGCTCGGATGCCTTTAATGCCATTACCCATAAAGAAGACCAAGAAGCGCAAGCGGGCTTTTTGTTGAGCAACTGGAAAGAAATTTATGAACATGCCTATGGTATGGGGAAAACAGGTATTTCTTTGGGCGGGTTGACCTTCCAATTTAGTGATGGCTGGTGGAAATATGGCCAGACCCTTAATTTAGATGTGCATGATCCCAATGCTTCATGGGCGAACGGTGGTTATAGCTTTGACTATGTGAAAGGCGAAAACAACATGAACGAAGAATGGTTTGGAGTATGCGCAAAAGGGAAAACAGACGAACAAGGCTTCTATCAACTTTACCCCAGAACCGGATATTTCATTCTTCAACAAATTCATAAATTCGACCCTTATAAATCGGGCAGTAAAAACGAAATTGACCGCTTTTTTAGCAATATATCGTTCGTAGAGGCCACACAAAAAGCAAAGGCGGAGCGTGCCATTGCACAGAGCGAAAATGCAAACACCATTCGGCTGAGTCGTCTAACCGCAGATTTCTCGACCTTTCATACGGGCGGGAAACTGATTACCACGCCAGCTACACCGATTGCCAATAGCACCTCATACCCAAACCGCTTAGGTTTTGACCATTTACAATCATTTTATGTGGGCGTAGAGGTTAATCCGACCAGTACCGTGTCTGCAAATGTGGAGTTTAATGTTTTGGGTCATGTTCCCACCAATCCAATAGACGAGGTGTTTTATGAAAATCGTGGGCGCGATGTGGTGGTAGAAACCACAGATGGGCCTTTGACGCTGCGCTCAAATGATCGAATTCAGCTTTATCGCTCCAAATTTAATTGGAAACAAAAATATTTTGACCTCACCGGATTTTATCGCACGGGCCACTACCATTGGGGCTACGAAGGCGACTTCTTCGGCCTATATCCTGAAGCCAACTATGGCCCCAATATTGATCTATACAATGGCGAAGCGCCTGCCGGTTTTGAGGTTGAAGGCCGCAAATTCTTAAACGGGCTGAAAATGGCTTATGGCCCCGAATTGTGGTGGGGCGCTAACCCAGCTATTTTACTCAAATACAGTAAAACCTTAAAGAAGGCCACTTGGACGGGGATTTTCCATGAGGACTTGGGCGAATCCGGCAATATCAACAGTTCTTTTGCCATCCCGCAACCTAAGACAAGGAGGCTCACCTTGCACATGAACCGAGCATTCGAGAAATTGAAAGTGGATTTGGGGGGCATCTGGGCAGGTAAACCCCTCGAAGGCCGCACGTTCCAACTGGCACGAGAAGTAAACGGCCAAACCAAAGTGTTTCAGGACAAAATCAAACCCGATGATATGTGGGGCGGTAAACTTAAATTAATGTACCAATCCGGTAAAATCGGCTGGTACGGACAAGGAGCCGTTATGGGATTGGTCGCAAACGGAGGTGCAGATTACACCAAAACATTTACCGGATGGACGCTAAAAGACAGCGGGAGCGGCAACCAATACAATGTCTTAAGCGGTTTGATTTATAACGTCGGCCATTTTCAGATTGCCCCCAATTTCCTTTGGCAAAAACCCATCGAAGGGCCAATCACCAAAGGTGTTCCTGCGCCGGGAAGGCCACGAAATATCTTAGACGACCCCTTTGTTGTGCGGGCAAACCGTGAGCAAATGGCTGGCGAAATCTTGGTTACCTACGATCCAACGCCAGCCACTTGGATGTATGAGTGGGACAACGATAATGCAGAGGATGCCGCGCTTGCCCTAAGTGCCGGATTTGTGTACCGACATTTACCTACCTCCCAAGATGCTGCTATCGGTATCCAACAAGATGGGCGTTCTGTCTATGCCTTTGATGGTGCAGCGCCGGCAAAAGACCTCTGGGAAGCACGTGCCAGAATTGTCTCCAGGCCTGTTCCACATTTTGGCTTGATTGCCAACCTCTATGGCGGAACGGCACAAGCCAATGGGAGCGACCCCAGAACCGTAAACCGTGCAGGAATTGACCTACGCATGATCTACAAAAAAATGAAACTCAACTACTTCTTCAAACTCAATGACTGGGGGCCTTTCGACTATCATCGGGACTTTAACCTTACCTATCCGATGCAACAAATGTTAGACGTCTCCACCGAATTAGGCAGGCTGAATTTCATTATGCTTCCCACGACCAAAGTCGGAATAAGAGGCACGTACAGAACCTTAGACCGATATTCCCCGCGATATAGCCCCGTGCTTGTAATTGATCCTGATGGCAATTTTATTCCAAATCCAAATGCCATTGGTTTTAGCAACGGTAAAGAATGGGAAATCAGAACCTATATCCAATTTAATCTCTAA
- a CDS encoding glycoside hydrolase family 16 protein produces the protein MHTVRFFVLSFLLLSFTSCDVDTTQKTGKRNWQLVWSDDFDGVVSTLPDAKKWAFDIGNSGWGNSELQYYTNKPENVALDGSGNLVITARKESFGGAAFTSARIKTQGLFAQKYGRFEARLKTPYGPGIWPAFWLLGDNINEVGWPQCGEIDIMELRGQQPNVIHGSVHGPGYSGGNAITAPHGLMNSRYDSDFHVFAIEWNEDSIDYYVDDYLYHRLKKSEVKGTWVYDHPFFIILNVAVGGNYVGFPTDQTPFPQKMIIDYVKVYQEN, from the coding sequence ATGCATACAGTACGTTTTTTCGTTCTCAGTTTCCTTCTGCTCTCATTCACTTCTTGTGATGTTGATACAACACAAAAAACTGGGAAGAGGAACTGGCAATTGGTTTGGTCAGATGATTTCGATGGGGTCGTAAGTACTCTACCAGATGCCAAAAAATGGGCATTTGATATTGGTAATAGTGGCTGGGGTAATAGTGAATTACAATACTATACCAATAAACCGGAAAATGTCGCTCTTGACGGCAGTGGAAATCTGGTCATTACAGCCCGAAAAGAGTCGTTTGGTGGTGCCGCTTTTACCTCGGCGAGAATTAAAACACAGGGGCTTTTTGCTCAAAAATATGGACGCTTTGAGGCGCGTCTTAAAACACCCTATGGACCGGGAATCTGGCCAGCATTTTGGTTGTTGGGAGACAATATTAACGAAGTCGGTTGGCCTCAATGTGGCGAAATTGACATCATGGAACTTAGGGGACAACAACCCAACGTCATACACGGCTCTGTACACGGCCCCGGGTATTCCGGCGGGAATGCCATTACCGCCCCTCATGGCCTGATGAATAGTCGTTATGATTCAGACTTTCATGTGTTTGCAATAGAATGGAATGAAGACAGCATAGACTATTATGTGGATGATTATTTATACCATAGACTTAAAAAGTCAGAGGTCAAAGGTACATGGGTATATGATCATCCATTTTTTATCATCTTAAACGTTGCTGTTGGGGGAAATTATGTAGGATTCCCTACTGATCAGACCCCATTCCCACAAAAAATGATCATTGATTACGTAAAAGTATATCAGGAAAATTAA
- a CDS encoding Ig-like domain-containing protein: MKKNSLTARINSWSVMLSLLFFTACETDITGLEEAAYPTNGDVFLDTFSSGLNYAAFGGSVPTAFQVDKKVSYNNSLASMRVDVPNTNDPNGAYAGGSYFTSMPRNLSSFDALTFWAKSSQAATIDVVGIGNDLGENKYQASISGLQVNTTWKKYIIPIPDPSKLTAEKGMFFFSEGPENEKGYSFWIDEVKFEKLGTVAHAQAKILDGQTQSITSFIGVSNIIGGLASVFNLPNGVNQAVNASPHYFTFSSSNNTVATVNQQGAINIIGTGSSTITATLGNTPATGSMVITSRGNYIAAPTPIRAAKDVISLFSEAYSNAPVDYYNGYWAPYQTTQSSDFIVNGDRVLNYTNFNFVGIQFSSPTINASAMSHLHLDIYLPNNIAAGTALKVQLVDFGADNAFGGNNDVSATMTFTMPALQSQKWVSLDIPFRDLPTLTSRKNLGQIIFEGTNISSFYMDNVYFYNDGSVISLEPSTAAPTPARPAANVISIFSDAYANVAGTDLNPGWGQSTQTSVVKIAGNDTYKMSGLNYQGIQFGSNQNVAGKTNFHIDYYTANSTLLNVYLISPGPVEKAYKLTVPSTGGWRSIDIPLSTFAPVNMSNIFQIKFDGNGDVYVDNIYFY; encoded by the coding sequence ATGAAAAAAAATTCTTTAACGGCTCGCATAAATAGTTGGTCGGTAATGCTCTCTTTGCTGTTTTTTACAGCTTGCGAAACGGATATTACCGGATTAGAAGAGGCCGCCTATCCCACAAATGGAGATGTATTTTTGGATACCTTCAGCAGTGGGTTAAATTACGCTGCCTTTGGTGGCTCCGTGCCTACGGCTTTCCAAGTAGATAAAAAAGTAAGCTATAACAACTCGCTCGCTTCCATGCGGGTGGACGTTCCGAACACCAATGATCCAAATGGCGCATATGCAGGTGGGTCTTATTTTACCTCCATGCCTCGGAATTTGTCGTCTTTTGATGCCCTTACGTTTTGGGCAAAGTCCTCCCAAGCTGCTACAATAGACGTTGTCGGCATTGGAAATGACTTAGGGGAAAACAAGTATCAGGCTTCCATATCAGGTCTGCAAGTAAACACAACTTGGAAAAAATATATTATTCCGATCCCTGATCCTTCTAAATTAACGGCTGAAAAAGGCATGTTTTTCTTCTCAGAAGGCCCCGAAAATGAAAAGGGATACTCCTTCTGGATAGATGAGGTTAAATTTGAAAAATTAGGAACGGTTGCACACGCACAAGCCAAAATATTAGACGGGCAAACCCAGAGTATTACGTCATTTATTGGTGTAAGCAATATAATTGGTGGCTTGGCTTCTGTTTTTAATTTACCGAATGGAGTCAACCAAGCCGTTAATGCTTCTCCGCATTATTTTACATTTTCTTCTTCCAATAATACCGTCGCAACTGTAAACCAACAAGGCGCTATTAATATTATTGGAACTGGCTCAAGCACCATAACAGCCACTCTTGGTAATACGCCAGCAACGGGTTCAATGGTGATTACTTCACGCGGGAATTACATCGCAGCACCAACACCAATACGGGCTGCAAAAGATGTAATATCACTCTTTAGTGAGGCGTATTCTAATGCCCCTGTTGATTATTATAATGGCTATTGGGCGCCTTATCAAACCACACAATCTTCCGATTTTATTGTAAATGGAGATCGGGTTCTAAACTATACCAATTTCAATTTTGTGGGTATCCAATTTAGTTCACCTACCATAAATGCTTCGGCAATGTCGCACCTACATTTGGATATTTATTTGCCTAATAATATTGCGGCTGGAACAGCCCTGAAAGTGCAGTTGGTGGACTTTGGCGCAGACAATGCTTTTGGTGGTAATAACGATGTTAGTGCTACTATGACCTTCACAATGCCAGCCTTACAAAGCCAAAAGTGGGTAAGTTTAGACATCCCATTCCGGGATCTCCCAACCCTAACCTCGCGCAAAAACCTTGGCCAAATCATTTTTGAAGGCACCAATATCTCAAGTTTTTACATGGATAATGTGTACTTTTATAATGATGGGAGTGTGATTTCCTTGGAGCCATCAACCGCTGCACCAACCCCTGCTAGGCCCGCCGCCAATGTGATTTCCATCTTTAGCGATGCCTACGCAAACGTGGCCGGTACAGACCTGAATCCCGGCTGGGGACAAAGTACCCAAACTTCGGTAGTAAAAATCGCAGGCAATGACACTTATAAAATGTCTGGACTTAACTACCAAGGAATTCAATTTGGCAGCAATCAAAATGTGGCTGGAAAAACCAACTTCCATATTGATTATTACACGGCAAATTCAACCTTACTGAATGTGTATCTCATTAGCCCTGGCCCTGTGGAGAAAGCCTATAAACTGACCGTTCCGTCAACTGGTGGATGGAGAAGTATTGACATTCCGCTCTCTACTTTTGCTCCAGTAAATATGTCCAATATCTTTCAAATAAAATTTGATGGGAATGGAGATGTTTATGTGGATAATATCTACTTTTATTAA
- a CDS encoding T9SS type A sorting domain-containing protein: MKTKFTHFINALLLLFIASTLPVYAQFVVSPTTITTTGVSGSTATGTQSVSVNWTFTGSNVGAAVTATYTVNGVSSSAVTCVKTGTGLTRTYTCPVANINLSWSAVCGGANGTYSASATTTHPSPTPVGGPTTITASCTVPLPINKTDATAMVQGKDVNLSWKVTSSTDIERYEIQKWLKDDFQTIATIQDAAIFSTTLNNLPAGKHTFRIVSLGKDGSKSMSAAIDVNVELPGNFELTNAYPNPFNPMTKFSLTVGQTQNVQVEVFNTMGQKVATLFEGQVVANEVNMITFDAGNLPSGIYVYRATGSSFVASKQVILMK, encoded by the coding sequence ATGAAAACAAAGTTTACGCACTTTATTAATGCGCTCTTGCTCCTATTCATTGCGAGCACACTTCCCGTTTATGCACAATTTGTGGTAAGTCCAACTACTATTACCACAACAGGGGTATCTGGTTCAACAGCTACCGGTACGCAGTCTGTCTCCGTGAACTGGACGTTTACAGGTTCTAACGTAGGGGCTGCGGTCACAGCAACATATACAGTAAATGGGGTATCGTCAAGCGCGGTAACTTGTGTAAAAACAGGTACAGGTCTAACACGTACTTATACCTGCCCAGTTGCAAATATTAACCTTTCTTGGAGTGCTGTTTGCGGTGGTGCTAATGGTACATACTCTGCCAGTGCAACCACAACTCACCCCAGCCCAACCCCCGTAGGTGGCCCAACCACCATAACGGCATCTTGTACGGTTCCTTTGCCAATCAACAAGACAGATGCAACGGCAATGGTACAAGGGAAAGATGTGAACTTGTCTTGGAAGGTAACTTCTTCTACAGATATTGAGCGATATGAAATTCAAAAATGGTTGAAGGATGATTTCCAGACCATTGCAACGATCCAAGACGCAGCGATATTTTCCACAACACTAAACAACCTTCCTGCCGGAAAGCACACCTTCCGGATTGTCAGTTTAGGCAAGGATGGCAGCAAAAGCATGAGTGCTGCCATAGACGTAAACGTTGAGCTTCCGGGTAATTTTGAGCTTACAAACGCCTATCCGAATCCATTTAACCCCATGACAAAATTTTCACTAACGGTAGGCCAAACGCAAAACGTTCAAGTGGAAGTGTTTAACACAATGGGGCAAAAAGTTGCTACCCTTTTTGAAGGGCAAGTGGTTGCCAATGAAGTCAACATGATTACATTCGATGCTGGTAATTTACCAAGTGGGATTTATGTCTATCGTGCCACCGGCTCTTCTTTCGTTGCTTCTAAACAAGTTATTTTAATGAAATAA
- a CDS encoding MFS transporter: MSNQTNQGVPTIEKLAFGAGHLVNNLFPGALGVFSFFLLTGFGIDPVYAGMLSAIPRFFDALSDPIMGFVSDNTKSKWGRRRPYIFAGAILAGIFFFIQWQMDEANGTVFNFWYFLIMSIIFILFNTMFSTPLIGLGYEMTSDYKERTRLMGFSQTVSQLAWMIVPWFWVLVADPNLFSSQAEGVRVLSIIVGIACAVLGILPAIFCKEVAAAHIENQAELTWKNTFNNLTKLFKDVKNMTKNVPFMRLCGATFLVFNGFQMVASFSIFIIVFYMYNGSYEAAGTLPAWFSTISALATAFLVIPIVTFLANKYGKRNAFVISTAISIVGYLLKWWGFNPTNPWMIFMPVPFIAFGLGGLFTLMMSMTADVCDLDELENGMPRKEGTFGAIYWWMVKLGQALALFLGGIVLKVVGFDQNAAVQAAETMTLLRMCDIALPAITAALAIWVMWNYDLSEERAHEIKAELVRRRGEL; this comes from the coding sequence ATGAGTAACCAGACAAATCAGGGTGTACCAACCATCGAAAAATTAGCATTTGGTGCTGGCCATTTGGTGAATAACCTTTTTCCGGGCGCATTGGGTGTTTTTTCTTTTTTCTTGCTAACAGGCTTCGGAATTGATCCCGTTTATGCAGGGATGCTGTCTGCCATTCCGCGCTTTTTCGATGCCCTATCGGATCCTATTATGGGATTTGTTTCTGACAATACAAAGTCTAAATGGGGCAGGAGAAGACCTTATATTTTTGCGGGAGCTATTTTGGCTGGTATTTTCTTTTTTATTCAATGGCAAATGGACGAAGCCAATGGAACTGTTTTTAATTTTTGGTACTTCTTGATTATGTCCATTATTTTCATTTTGTTTAATACCATGTTTTCTACCCCACTCATTGGTTTAGGCTATGAAATGACCAGTGATTATAAAGAAAGAACAAGGCTAATGGGTTTTTCCCAAACGGTTAGTCAGTTGGCGTGGATGATTGTTCCGTGGTTTTGGGTGTTGGTTGCTGATCCAAATTTATTTTCTTCGCAAGCTGAGGGGGTTAGGGTTTTATCTATTATTGTAGGGATTGCATGTGCCGTTCTGGGTATTTTACCTGCCATATTTTGTAAGGAAGTAGCTGCCGCGCATATTGAAAATCAAGCCGAACTCACATGGAAAAATACGTTTAATAACCTTACAAAATTGTTCAAAGATGTTAAGAATATGACCAAGAATGTTCCTTTTATGCGGCTGTGTGGGGCTACCTTCTTGGTCTTTAATGGTTTCCAAATGGTGGCTTCTTTTAGCATTTTTATTATTGTTTTTTACATGTATAATGGTAGTTATGAGGCTGCAGGAACGCTACCCGCTTGGTTTTCGACCATTAGTGCCTTAGCAACTGCTTTTTTGGTTATCCCAATCGTTACATTTTTAGCCAATAAGTATGGCAAACGTAATGCTTTTGTGATTTCTACGGCCATTTCTATTGTGGGCTATTTGCTCAAGTGGTGGGGTTTTAACCCAACAAATCCTTGGATGATCTTTATGCCCGTACCATTCATTGCATTTGGATTGGGGGGACTTTTCACGTTGATGATGAGCATGACGGCAGACGTTTGTGATCTGGATGAATTGGAGAATGGGATGCCTCGCAAAGAAGGCACTTTTGGGGCAATCTATTGGTGGATGGTGAAATTAGGACAAGCGTTGGCGTTGTTTTTGGGTGGTATTGTGCTAAAAGTGGTTGGATTTGACCAAAATGCGGCAGTACAGGCAGCTGAAACCATGACCCTCTTGCGGATGTGCGACATTGCCCTACCCGCGATAACAGCGGCTCTGGCCATTTGGGTAATGTGGAATTATGACCTTAGCGAAGAGCGAGCACATGAAATTAAAGCGGAATTGGTGCGTCGGAGAGGTGAGTTATAA
- a CDS encoding riboflavin synthase has protein sequence MFTGIIESVGKVQKITHLGGGRRFGIQSELASSLKIDQSIACNGVCLTVVALEEQLFYVEAIEETLRKTSLGTWITGQRINLERAMLLSARLDGHIVQGHVDATGTIESVVSEETGWLYTIQFGQENKVLVIPRGSIAIDGTSLTVARIKDDVLTIGIIPYTYQNTVVSDWQVGTVVNLEFDLLGKYVVGWLAQRG, from the coding sequence ATGTTTACTGGCATCATCGAATCCGTCGGAAAGGTTCAAAAAATAACCCATTTGGGTGGAGGTCGCCGCTTTGGTATCCAATCCGAGTTGGCCTCGTCCCTTAAAATAGACCAAAGCATCGCCTGTAACGGGGTCTGCCTTACCGTAGTGGCCTTAGAAGAACAACTATTTTATGTGGAAGCCATCGAGGAAACCCTCCGCAAGACGTCTTTAGGTACATGGATCACGGGCCAGCGGATCAATTTAGAACGGGCGATGTTGCTCTCGGCTCGATTGGATGGCCACATTGTACAAGGACATGTGGACGCCACTGGAACCATCGAAAGCGTGGTTTCGGAAGAAACAGGTTGGCTCTATACCATTCAGTTTGGTCAAGAAAATAAAGTCTTGGTCATTCCACGAGGTTCCATTGCCATTGATGGTACAAGCCTCACGGTTGCACGCATCAAAGACGATGTTTTAACCATCGGTATTATCCCTTATACCTATCAAAATACGGTCGTCTCCGATTGGCAGGTTGGTACGGTCGTTAATTTAGAGTTTGATTTGCTAGGGAAATATGTGGTTGGATGGTTAGCCCAGAGAGGCTAA